The Ovis aries strain OAR_USU_Benz2616 breed Rambouillet chromosome 6, ARS-UI_Ramb_v3.0, whole genome shotgun sequence genome includes a window with the following:
- the CXCL8 gene encoding interleukin-8 precursor, with protein MTSKLAVALLAAFLLSAALCEAAVLSRMSTELRCQCIKTHSTPFHPKFIKELRVIESGPHCENSEIIVKLTNGKEVCLDPKEKWVQKVVQAFLKRAEKQDP; from the exons ATGACTTCCAAGCTGGCTGTTGCTCTCTTGGCCGCTTTCCTGCTCTCTGCAGCTCTGTGTGAAG CTGCAGTTCTGTCAAGAATGAGTACAGAACTTCGATGCCAATGCATAAAAACACATTCCACACCTTTCCACCCCAAATTTATCAAAGAACTGAGAGTTATTGAGAGTGGGCCACACTGCGAAAATTCAGAAATCAT TGTTAAGCTTACCAACGGAAAAGAGGTGTGCTTAGACCCCAAGGAAAAGTGGGTGCAGAAGGTTGTGCAGGCATTTTTGAAGAG agctGAGAAGCAAgatccatga